From Chloracidobacterium thermophilum B:
GGCGCAGGCGGCAGTGGCCCAGCACCGGCTGGCACAGGCGCTGACCCGTCTCAATACCTTGTCTCCGCTGCGGGTGCTGGCGCGGGGGTACGCCCTGGTACAGCATCCTGACGGGCGGCTTATCCGCACTACGGAGGACGCCGTACCGGGGCAGGACATCGTGATCCGGTTGTCCGACGGCCGGCTGCTGGGGCGGGTCGCGCAGGTGCTTCCAGAGCCGGAAGCGAAGCCGGACCCGCCGCCGCATTCGTAGCCGGCTTGCTTCGGCTGGCTTATTTCGGCTGGCTTACTCGCTGACTTACTCGTAGGAAGTTGGCTGCTCGCTGTTCGTTGCTGGGGCGGCCGGCCAGCTCCCGCTCTGAAAGCGCCATTCGCCGCTCGTGTAAGTGGTGACGCGGTTGCCGCCAGCCCGTTTGGCGGCATACATCATCTTGTCGGCACGGATGGTCAGTTCTTCGGCAGATTCGCCGGCGTACTCGACGATCCCAAAGCTGACAGTCACTTCGCCGTTGAAGCGCTGATAGACGCCTTCACAAATCCGTTCACCGACGCGCCGTGCGGCTTCAGCCGGTGTTTCGGGCAGAATAAGCACGAATTCGTCACCGCCGTAGCGGAAAGGCAGGTCCACCTGCCGGCGGATGACGGAACGGACCAGCTCGCCTACCCATCGGAGCAGTTCATCGCCGGCGACGTGGCCACGGGTGTCGTTGAAGCGTTTGAAGCCGTCCAGGTCGAAGTAACACAGAGCGAAGGTGGAATCCCGGCGCTGCGCGCGCGCAATCTCGCGCGGCAGCAGGTCTTGGTAGTAGCGTTTGTTGTACAGCCCGGTCAGTTCGTCCGTAATGCTCAGTTTGAGGAGTTGTTCCTGTTGGGCGCGGCGCTCGGTGACATCGGTTAAGACGAACAGAAAGCCCTCGCTGCGTTTGGCGCGGAGGGGATGGACCGACAGGCTGGCATAGAACGTGCCGCCGTGACGACGCTTGAGGGCAACGTCTGTCCCGCCGAAGTGCACCTGGTGCCCGTCCAGAAGCTTCTCAATGCTTGTGAAGAGGCTGGAATCCTGGAACAGGGGCAGAATGGGCGTACCGACAACTTCCTTGTCGTCGTAGCCGAACATCATTTCGGCGCCACGGCTGAAGGTCACAATGTTGCCGGCAGGGTCAGTGGAGATGATGGCCGTATCCACAGCAACATCCAGAACGGTTTGCAGGTATTCATGTTCGGCCTGGGCGTTGCGATACAGCCGGGTGTTGCGAATGGCGACGGACACTTGCAGCGCCAGGTCTTCCGCAATGGCGCAGTCATCGTCGTCGAACGCCCCCGGACGGACGCTTTCAAACTCCAGCACGCCCTCAATCGTGCCATCGAGCCAGATCGGCGTTGCGATTTTGGAGCGCGACAGGGTGGAGTGTCCGCGCCATTCAGGCAACTGCCGCAAGTCCCGGCACAGAATCGTCTCGCCACCTTCTATGGTTTCCCGGATGAGGCCAGTGTCCCGTTGCAGGGTGGTGGCAATGACGCTGGTGCGGTTGGCAAGTGTCGAGGCAATGTGGAAGTTCTCTCCCTGGGGGCCGGTCATGTGTGGGGTATAAATCGCCACGACCTCGCACTCCATGTAGCGTTGCAGGTGTTCGACGATGTCGGCAATGACCGTTTCCAGGTCGAGGCTGCGCGCCATCTGGCGCGTCACTTCGTTGATAAGAAAGACCTGCTCCCGCTTGCGTTGGACGGCACGGTACTGAAGGGCATTGCGGAAGGCATGGTCGAGGTGACGCGACAGCAGCCCCAGCCCCTCGATTTCGACATCGGTCAGTTTGATGCGCCGTGGATAGCCGAGAATGGCGACGCCGCTGCGCTGTGACCCGTGCCGCAACTGAAGGTGGAGTTGATGTCCGTCCACATGGGTTAGCGTGTCCGGGGCTTCCGGCAGGTTGGCCAGTTCGATGGCAGCAGCCTCGGAGGACATTTTCCGGATAACCGGCTCACCTTGGGGGGACAGGTTGCCTTCATATCCGAAATGCCCACCTTCGCCGGTAATGAGCAGCCGACCGGTGATGCAGGGGGTCAGGTGGAACAGGGTACGGAAGGCAGTCTCCACCAGTTCGTCAAGATCGAGACTGGCATGGAGATTGAGCGCAATTTCGTGCAGGGTTTGCGCGGAAAGCGGAGACGGCACAACTTCGGCCGCCCGTTCGGCGCGGGCAATGGCCCGGCGCAGACGTTCGCCGGTCAGTGGTGGTGCCAGCACCAGCGTGACCCCTTCGGCTTTGGCCTTGGCCGCCAGTGCCGTGTCGTCATTGGAGAGGCATCCGATGATGGGGAGTTTGGGATTGACCTGATGGATGTAGGCCAGATGCCCCCAGGTGACGGGATCGTCTTCGAGAGCCAGCAGGACGACATCGAACTCATATTCAGCCATCAGCGCAATGAGGGAAGTACCATCGGCGGCTACGGTGAGTTGCAGGGTGCGACTCCGCTGAAGCAGAGCTTCGATTTCCTGTCCGGCCATGGTCGGGGAAGTCACGAACAGGAGCTGCTTCTTGAACTCCACACGCGACATCTGAATGGTGGCAGGCGCAGGCATGAGGACAACCGAGGAAGCAAAGGTGAACCGGGCTGTGGGTGATGACAGAGCGCAGACCTAGTGTAGGCGAAGTCATCGCGCGGGTACAGCCTTTTGCTCGATACTGTCAGGAGCGGTGACGGGTAAGACCGGCACAAACAGCCCGGCACGGTCGGTGACGACCGTGCCGGGCATTGATTGGGAACGGATGTGTAAGCCGAATTCTGTTCCGTCACGGGGACGGCGACGGTCATTCATCTAGGCTGCCGGTTACCCGGCAGCTCAAGCGACCTACCCGGAGATGTGCCTGCCGGAGCAGGACTTGGACGAGCAGCCCTCAGACACCTCCATATTTGGTCTTGCACCGCGAGGAGTTTGCCTAGCCGAACGTGTTACCACGCTCGCTGGTGCGCCTTTACCGCACCGTTTCACCATCGCCACTCGCACACCCCGAAGGGCGTGTAAGTCAGGCTGTCTGTTCTCTGTTGCACTTGTCGTCGCGCCCGACAGGTCGTAGCCGACGCTTCGGACGCGCCCGGCCGTTAGCCGGCTCGCTGCTCTACGGTGTTCGGACTTTCCTCTCCCTGCCGGCCGGTTGTCACGACCAGCAGGCAGCGACCGTCCCATCCGCTCCCAAGGTCACAAAAGGCGGAAACCGGAAGGTATCCTCAGAAGAATGGCGGAGGAGGAGGGATTCGAACCCTCGATACAGTTTCCCGTATACAGCATTTCCAATGCTGCGCCTTCAGCCACTCGGCCACCCCTCCGACAACGAACCCCGCCGCCAAAGCGGAACTCAACCGGATTTCCGCGTATCCACCCACCGGCCATTCCAAAACGCAGCGGCCAAAACGCAGTGGCCAAAACGCAGTGGCCAAAACGCAGTGGCCAAAACGCAGTGGCCAAACCCGCTGGCTGGCTTTCACAGGCCCTGACCGGCCGCCCTACCCAGCCGGCCCGGCCAAACTGGCGGTGAGGGTGGGATTCGAACCCACGGTACAGTTGCCCGTACATCGGTTTTCGAGACCGACCGATTCAGCCACTCTCGCACCTCACCAAAACTTTTCAAAACCACCCTTCACTCTGTGGTCAGGTTGCGGCGCTGCCGAAAAAAATCACGGAGCAGATCGCCACACGCTTCAGCCAGAACCCCACCCGTCACCAGCAGGCGGTGGTTGAGGACGCTCGCCGTACACAGTCCGAAGTGGCTCACAACCGCACCGGCCTTGGGGTCGGCGGCCCCAAAAACGAGACGCTGAATTCGGGCCTGCACGAGCGCCCCGGCGCACATTGCGCACGGTTCGAGCGTCACATAGAGCGTCGCCTCGGTCAAGCGGTAATTGCCCACCTGCCGGGCTGCCGCGCGCAGGGCGATGATTTCAGCGTGAGCCGTCGGGTCACAGTCGGTACGCACGCGGTTGCCCGCCTGGGCGACAAGCTGGCCGTTGATGACGACCACAGCCCCAACCGGGACTTCATCCACTTCGAGGCAAGTGCCGGCAGCCTCCAGGGCCAAACGCATCCAGCTCTCATCGTTCATTGTTTCCACGGCTGTCTGCCTTGCCCGCCGCCTGGCAGCGAGTCATTCTGTAAAAGTCTAATCAGGTCACACTGAAGCGTCAATCTTCCGCCTTCACCCGCGCCAAGGCTTTCTGCTGGTTTGAGGGCGGCCAGTCCGAACTGATTCTGAAACCTCCCAGGGCAGACCGTGGCTGGTAACATTCTGACTCGGCTGCTTGACAAGTCAGCAGTGCAGACTACTTATGACAGTGCAGGGCATCCAACAGACCGCTTGGCGGGCTTTGACCAGATGCGTCTTGCCAAATAGCGGCGTGATGCTCACAATCGCGCTTTTTCCCGCCACGGACGTTTGGATAGTCCCCAGAAGCCACAGCGGAACCCCTTGGTTTAGGTCAGGCGTCATGACAAAAGGATTGGTCATTGTTGAGTCTCCGGCAAAGGCCAAAACGATTACGAAGTATCTTGGCAAGGACTTTACTGTGCTGGCCTCGTATGGTCACATCAAGGACCTGCCCGAAAAGGAACTTGGTGTGGATGTCGAGCATGGTTTCGAGCCGACCTACGAGATCATTCCCGACACGAAAAAGCGCAACAACTCCAAGACCGTACGGGAGCTGAAGTCTGCCGCCCGGAAAGCGGAGTCCATCTACCTGGCGGCCGACCCCGACCGCGAAGGGGAAGCCATCTGTCAGCACCTGCGCGAAGAGTTGGTGGGCGACAAGGAACAAAAGCCGGTCTATCGCCTGTTGTTCAACGAAATCACCAAGGATGCCATTCAGGCTTCATTGCAGTCGCCACGGCAAATCAACCAGGCACTGGTGGAAGCCCAGCAGGCGCGGCGTGTGCTTGACCGCCTTGTGGGCTATGAAGTCAGCCCCATGCTCAACCGTGGGCTTGGCGGCGGCAAGGTTGCGCTCTCGGCCGGACGGGTACAATCCGTGGCTCTGCGTCTTGTCGTTGAGCGCGAGCGCGAGATTCTGGCTTTTCAACCAACCGAATACTGGACCTTTGATGCCCGTTTCGCCGCCGCACTTCCGCCGGAGTTTACGGCCAAGTTGTTTTCCATTCATGGCGAAACGCTCAAAACCGGCGACTTTGACAAACAGCGCAGGAACGAGCGCCACGTCCGTACCGAAGCCGAAGCCCGTGACCTTGAACGCCAGCTCCGTGAAGTTGCGGAATGGCGTGTGGCCGCGGTGACGACCAGGGAGAAGAAACGCCATCCGGTTGCGCCCTTCATCACTTCGACCCTTCAGCAGGAAGCGTCCCGGAAGCTTTCTTTTCCCGTCAAGAAAACCATGTCGCTGGCGCAAAAGCTCTACGAAGGCATCGAGCTGGGGGCTGAAGGCAGCGTCGGGCTGATTACCTACATGCGGACGGATTCAACCCGGATTGCCGATTCCGCCATAGCCGAAGTGCGCGACTTCATTGCAGCGCAGTACGGTGCCAATCGGCTGCCCGCCAAGCCCAACCAGTACAAAAACAAGAAGGGCGCCCAGGATGCCCACGAGGCCATTCGTCCGACATCGGTCTGGCGCACGCCCGAAAAGGTTGCCCCTTACCTTGAGGCTGATGAACTGGCTCTGTACCGGCTGATCTGGCAGCGTTTCGTGGCCTCCCAGATGACGCCGGCCCTCTTTGACGCTACGACGATTGACATCGAAGGCGGGCCGGGCTTTGTCTTCCGGGCGACCGGGGCGGTGCTCCGTTTCGACGGTTTTCTGGCAGTCTATGAGGAAGGGAAGGACGAACTCGATGCTGATGACGAAGCTCTGGCGCGCAAACTGCCACAGGTTGCCGCCGGGGAGCGCGTCGAGTGTCGTGAACTCCAGGTCAATCAAAGTTTTACCCGTCCACCGGCCCGCTACACGGAAGCCACGCTGGTCAAAACCCTTGAGGAGCGGGGCATCGGGCGACCCTCGACCTATGCCCAAACGCTGTCGGTCATTCAGGCCCGCAACTACGTCGAGAAACGTGACGGGCGGTTTCATCCTACGCCCCTTGGGATGGTGATTGCCGATGTCCTCACGGAAAATTTCGCCGACCTTTTTGACCCGGGCTATACAGCGGTGCTGGAGACACAGCTCGACGAAATCGAGGAAGGCAAACTCAACTGGCGGGAAGCACTCGAAGAGTTTTACCGGAAGTTTCGTGCTGACCTGGAAGCTGCCAAGGCCAACCTCAAAAAAGCCAAGGAAGGGGTGGCTACGGACGAACGCTGCCACAAATGCGGGGCGGCCATGGTGCTCAAGCTGGGGCGCTTTGGAAAGTATCTGGCCTGTACCAACTTGGAGTGCAGGGCAACCCGGGACTACGGGACGCTGCCAACGGCTACGTCGGACCCTGGCACGGCCGCTGAAGCTGTTGGGGAGATCGCCTGTGACGCCTGCGGGCGTCCGATGGTACGCAAGCGTGGACGCTGGGGCGAGTTTCTCGCCTGCACGGGCTACCCGGAGTGCAAAACGACCCGCAATCTGACCAGGACCGGCGCTCCCAAGCCTGCCCCTGTCCAGCTTGACGAAGCCTGTCCAACCTGTGGCCAGCCACTGGCCGTCCGGCAGGGACGCTACGGCGAGTTCATCGGCTGCTCAAACTATCCGAAATGCACGTATATCAAGCGTGAAGCCATCATGCCCTGTCCGCGGCCGGGCTGCGGCGGCGACATCACCGAACGCCGGTCCGGGCGTGGCCGGGTGTTCTACAAGTGCACCAATACGGCCTGTGATGTGGTCTATTGGGACAAGCCGGTAACTCACCCCTGCCCAAGCTGCGGGGCGCCCTTTACCCTCCAGAAAACGAATGCCCAGGGGGAGACGTACCATTACTGCGCCGACAAGGAACATTGCGGCTGGACGGAACTCCCGGCGGAGAAGCGAAAGAAAAAAGACACGCTGCCGGCATCCAAAAACCCGTCTGCCTCTGAGGCCGCGTAGCAGACGTTGCCGGGTTCTGGGCGGTTGTGTGATTTGGTTGCCTTGGCTTCGGGAGTTGTCCTACAACGTGTTGCCATGCGAGGTCAGGGGCTGCGGCGACGACAATTTCTTCGGTATGCCACATCCGGTGCCTGTGGCGGTGTCTTTGGGCTGCTGGCCGCCGGTCTGCCCAACACAGGTCTGGCTGAAGCCGGCGTCCTTCCCGCGACCGATGAAGGGAAGCTGCCCAAAGGCTTTCGTGAGCCGACCCTGACGCTCGACGAACTCGAAGTCCAGCAGGTGGACTATCCGCTTGCCGATGTGCTGGCCCGCGTCACGATTGACAATCCCAACCAGGCGCTCACCCTGAGCAAACTGACCTACCGGATTGTGCTCAATGGCGTCGAGTGTGGGACAGGCGAGCATCCCGAAAAGCTGACGCTACCCAAAAAGGCTGCCCTGGCCCTGTCATTGCCGATAACCGCCGATCTTTCCTCGGTGCCGCACCTTGGGATCAACACCCTGTTGCAGACCCGCCTGGGCGAGGGCGTTTTCATCAACTACGTCATCCACGTGGCCTTTGAGGTGAGCGTGCTCTGGCTCTTCAAACGCCAGATCAAGGCCAAGCTCACCGGGCGGTTGCCCCTGCGCGATGTTCTGGGCAAGCTATCCCTACCGTAATGACTGATATGCATCTTTTCGAAAAGTTTCTGAGCGTCAGCGCTGAAGACATTGGTTTGAGGCTTTTGGGTTGTACCGTTGTTGAGTGGCTTGACTTCTTACTAAATCCTCGACGTTTACGTGGCAGTGATTTCTTGATGCGTTGGTCACAGGGTGTGTGGAGTGAGGAACGTATTGTTCAAGCCATCAACGACACGACTGAATTCTTTGCAATTCCCTATGGCCCAAGTGGAGCTGCTCCCGATAAAGACATTAGATCATTTGAACTTTACTTTGAACGGCTCGAAAAAGCAGGCTTTGGGAAAAACAAACGCCCCGATCTGTTGATTTTCAAAAACTCATCACGAGAAACTATATGTGATATTGTTAATTTCTTTGGCGGAATAAACGAGCTGCCTTTTATCCCAGAAAGCGATGACAAAGTACGAAAACTCTTGGATAGAGCGATACTTGCAGTAGAATGTGAGAATAGTCTTTGGAAAGGTAAACTTATGCCAGACTATGGCAAAGAGTTGAAGCCCCAAAAACGGTTAGGCGGCAAACTCGGTTTAAAGAAAAATGCCGTCTTGCCGACCCTAATACTCAAAGAAGAAGATCGCAAGCCATTGCAAGAATGGCAAAACATGAATAATGTTCCTATTCATATATGGCATGCTTTTTACGATATAGCTTTTGGTATCTCTTTCAGTGAAGTTCAGAAGCTTATTAACGAAGGATTTATTTTGCCTACAGAGCAAGTTTTTCAATCCCCCGGAGGTGTCATTACAAAAAAGCTCATTTACAAAATCTACTATCACCATGCTTACCCTCTCGGCAGTACAATCGAAGAACCAAGATTGCAGGCCAGGTTTCTTGAAGATAAGAACGGGCATATCTTACCTTATGTCCACTTTGAGGGTGGCAAGATGACTTTGAGCGAAGAAGCACTGTCGGTTTTGCGAAAGGCTGGAAATGCTAAAAACTAGTAACCACAAACTTTCATCATCATGGAAAACTAGAGAGCTCTTGAGGAGCAAGGGGCAATTTTGGACACCCGATTGGGTCGCTGAGCCAATGGTTGAATATGTTCTTGCCGAAAAAGGCGGCCTTCTCTTTGACCCAGCAGTTGGGGCAGGAGCATTCTTCCGTGCTGCGAAAGTAGTAGCTAGTGAAAAAGGTCTCTCCGTTAGATTTGCCGGAATGGAAATTGACCCAGTAACACTATCTCAAGCCCAAGAGAATGGCCTAACTAAAGATGATATTGCTTTGGTAGAAATTGCTGATTTTGTACTCCAAGCACCCTGTAAGAAATTTCACGCCATTGTAGCTAATCCTCCATACATTCGGCATCACCGAATCACTCCAGAGAAAAAAGTACAACTTAAGCATTTGAGCATTCAAACAATTGGCAAAGCACTTGATGGACGAGCAGGGCTACATGTGTATTTCTTGATGCGTGCTTTGTCACTACTTGAAGAAAATGGAAGATTAGCATTTATTGTACCTGCTGACGTATGTGAAGGTAAATTCGCCTCTGAGTTATGGACTTGGATTACAGCAAATTTTACTTTAGATGCCATTATAACCTTTTCTCCAGAAGCATCACCATTTCCTCAAATTGATGTAAATCCAATTATTTTACTTATTCGCAGATCAGCGCCGAGAGAGAGATTTCTGTGGGCCAAGTGCTGCTTTCAGGCAACCAGCTCATTCAAATATTGGGTGAGGTCTCAATTTAGGGATACATCTAAACGAGACTTGATTGTAATTGAACGAGACTTGAAAGAAGGATTATCTGAAGGATTTTCAAGGGAACCTACTTTATGTAAAGGAAAAAGTAGATACGTTCTTGGTGATTTTATTTCGGTTAAGCGTGGCATTGCAACAGGAGCAAATGACTTTTTCTTTATGACTGCCGAGAAAGTAAGAGAATTAAGAATACCTGAAAAGTATCTCACTCAAGCAATTGGCCGCACAAGAGACGTTGTAGGAGACGAAATTACTTATCGAACACTTGAAGAAATTGAGAAAAAGGGAAGGCCCACTCTACTACTATCGCTCAATGAGGATAACTTAGAAAATTTTCCAGAATCTGTTAAACAATACCTCAGCAAAGGTGAAGAACTAGGATTGCCTAACCGTCCTTTGATTTCACAGCGCAATCCTTGGTATAAAATAGAAACCCGTATTCCACCACCTTTTTTATTTGCTTATTTGGGCCGTCGTAACTCAAGGTTTATTCGAAATTACGCTTACGTTGTTCCATTGACAAGCTTCCTGTGCATATATCCAAAGAGGAATGATAAAAAAAACATAGACCAAATTTGGAAAATCCTCACTCATCCAGATGTGTTAGCAGGTCTTTCAATGGTTGGGAAAACTTATGGTGACGGCGCAATAAAGGTTGAGCCTAGATTTTTAGAGAAGCTTCCTATTCCAGACCATGTTGTTGAACTGTCGGGCCTTTCGATGCAGATGTGTCTATTTGAGCGATAAGACTTAAATAAGGCCTATGAAGTGTGCTGAAAGTAGCTGCATACTTCATGCTTGCTATTTCTTTTCTGAAATTTGCCATGCGGCTTGTTATCCAGCGTGTGACTCAGGCTTCTGTGACCGTCGGGGGAAAGCTCGTTGGGCGCTGCGGTCGCGGTTTGTGCATTCTCGTCGGCATCACACACCGGGATACCGCCGCCGATGCCGACTGGCTGGCCGAAAAAACAGCCAATCTGCGCATTTTTGAGGATGAAAACGGGAAGATGAACCGCTCGCTGCTCGACATCGGTGGCGAGGCGCTGGTGGTTTCCCAGTTCACCCTCTACGGCGATGCGCGCAAGGGCCGCCGCCCTTCGTTTACCGCCGCGGCTCCCCCGGAGACCGCCGAACCACTCGTGACGCGCTACGCTGACGCCCTCCGGCTGCTGGGCATTCCGGTTGGGACCGGTGTCTTTGGCGCCATGATGCAGGTCGAAATCCACAACGACGGCCCGGTGACACTCATTCTGGAGCGGGGCGGAATATCAGTCGGCGCGGAGGTCGAGTAAGTACGTGTCTGAAACATACCCGTCCGGGTTCATCACCTGGACGCTGACGTAACGCTCGCGCAGGACTTCCGCCGGAAGCCGGAAGTACACCCGCTGGTTGAACAACCCACGGAGAGACTTCTTGACGCTGGCCTGTGTCTCAATGCCGTTGACGATGAGGGTTGGAGTATCACCCAGCCCCTGACCGCGTACAAACAACCCGACCGTCGGTACAGATGACCGGCCGGGCAGGTGAACCCGCGCCACGTTGGTGACTTGGATATTGTGGCAAACCACGGTGTGCGTATCGGTAAGCTGCTGCCCCTGCTCATCGGACAACCAGACGGTGTAGCGTCCCACGCGCGGCGGTAACTCAAACAGCCCCAGCCGCCCCGACCAGGCACGGAAGGGAAGGCTCAGAAAAGTTCCGTCTTCGGCGAGCAGCGAAACCTGTGAGGCCCGTTCCAGATGGTCGCCCAGCACCATGACGCGCTGGTTCTTGAGCGTGACGAAGTTGTTGACGAAGCCGCGCAGACGCGGCTCGGTGGCTGTCGGGCCTGCTGAAACCTCGACGGTGGTCACAAATGGCTTCCAGGCCTGTTCGTCGCCAAGCGCGCCGACCAACAGTGCGCGCCCAACCGCGTTGCCCTGTATTACCAGGGTACTGTTGGAAAAACTGCCTTGGATACAGCCTGAATCCAGACTAAGAACGGCGAAATCAAAGACCGGCAGCCGTCCCGCAAGGGACTGGGCAAAACCACTCCAGGTCATCCGTTCGCCGACGTACAGGGGCAAAAACGCCGGCGGCGGCTCGGCTTTGACGCTGGATGGCGGCAGGCTGCCAGCGGCGGTGGTGTCCAGGACGCGGATGGCCGCAACCTGGGAAACGACTTCGCCTTCCGGTGTCCGGCTGGCGCAGACCGCCAGAACCCCGGCCATCCCGGCGTGGCGCGCTGTCACCCGCCAGACGACTTCATGCGGGGTCGGACTTGGAAGCACATCAATGTCGAGGACAGCCGAGAGACGGCTGCGGTCGGCCATGATGCGCCCGGCCGAGTAGTAAATGGCATCCCGTACCGGATGGGATTCAAAGGCCACCGCGCCGGCCAGTCGCGCCGAGACGCCATCGCCAGCAAAACGAAACGTCACCGTCCGTGTCTCACCGACGCGCATCCACTCCGGCAGCCCGTCAATCACTATCGGCGTGTCGCCTTTCGGCAGAGCTGTCATGAGGCGGAGGTCGGCCAGAGTGCGCATGGAAGTCGTACTGGACAGGGTGTAGCCAGGATAAAGCGCTGCCTGCCGTTCAACGGCAACATCGGCCTGGGCCGTCAGAAGTCCACCAAAGAAGAGGAGCAGTGCCAGTGGAAGTAACGACTGTTTCACAAGGCATGTCCGGTAGGTTGCGGCTGCCCTACCCATGGCAGGTTACCTCGGCGTCAGGGAAAGTTTGTGGACATTGCGTTGCATTCTGTTATGTAACACAGCGTATGCCAGCCAGGGAAAGGTTTTTCATGTCAGCATTCAGGTCAACGGAAAGCCGACCACAAAGCCATATCACACGCAGAAGCCATGGCTAAAC
This genomic window contains:
- a CDS encoding diguanylate cyclase encodes the protein MPAPATIQMSRVEFKKQLLFVTSPTMAGQEIEALLQRSRTLQLTVAADGTSLIALMAEYEFDVVLLALEDDPVTWGHLAYIHQVNPKLPIIGCLSNDDTALAAKAKAEGVTLVLAPPLTGERLRRAIARAERAAEVVPSPLSAQTLHEIALNLHASLDLDELVETAFRTLFHLTPCITGRLLITGEGGHFGYEGNLSPQGEPVIRKMSSEAAAIELANLPEAPDTLTHVDGHQLHLQLRHGSQRSGVAILGYPRRIKLTDVEIEGLGLLSRHLDHAFRNALQYRAVQRKREQVFLINEVTRQMARSLDLETVIADIVEHLQRYMECEVVAIYTPHMTGPQGENFHIASTLANRTSVIATTLQRDTGLIRETIEGGETILCRDLRQLPEWRGHSTLSRSKIATPIWLDGTIEGVLEFESVRPGAFDDDDCAIAEDLALQVSVAIRNTRLYRNAQAEHEYLQTVLDVAVDTAIISTDPAGNIVTFSRGAEMMFGYDDKEVVGTPILPLFQDSSLFTSIEKLLDGHQVHFGGTDVALKRRHGGTFYASLSVHPLRAKRSEGFLFVLTDVTERRAQQEQLLKLSITDELTGLYNKRYYQDLLPREIARAQRRDSTFALCYFDLDGFKRFNDTRGHVAGDELLRWVGELVRSVIRRQVDLPFRYGGDEFVLILPETPAEAARRVGERICEGVYQRFNGEVTVSFGIVEYAGESAEELTIRADKMMYAAKRAGGNRVTTYTSGEWRFQSGSWPAAPATNSEQPTSYE
- the tadA gene encoding tRNA adenosine(34) deaminase TadA — protein: MNDESWMRLALEAAGTCLEVDEVPVGAVVVINGQLVAQAGNRVRTDCDPTAHAEIIALRAAARQVGNYRLTEATLYVTLEPCAMCAGALVQARIQRLVFGAADPKAGAVVSHFGLCTASVLNHRLLVTGGVLAEACGDLLRDFFRQRRNLTTE
- the topA gene encoding type I DNA topoisomerase — translated: MTKGLVIVESPAKAKTITKYLGKDFTVLASYGHIKDLPEKELGVDVEHGFEPTYEIIPDTKKRNNSKTVRELKSAARKAESIYLAADPDREGEAICQHLREELVGDKEQKPVYRLLFNEITKDAIQASLQSPRQINQALVEAQQARRVLDRLVGYEVSPMLNRGLGGGKVALSAGRVQSVALRLVVEREREILAFQPTEYWTFDARFAAALPPEFTAKLFSIHGETLKTGDFDKQRRNERHVRTEAEARDLERQLREVAEWRVAAVTTREKKRHPVAPFITSTLQQEASRKLSFPVKKTMSLAQKLYEGIELGAEGSVGLITYMRTDSTRIADSAIAEVRDFIAAQYGANRLPAKPNQYKNKKGAQDAHEAIRPTSVWRTPEKVAPYLEADELALYRLIWQRFVASQMTPALFDATTIDIEGGPGFVFRATGAVLRFDGFLAVYEEGKDELDADDEALARKLPQVAAGERVECRELQVNQSFTRPPARYTEATLVKTLEERGIGRPSTYAQTLSVIQARNYVEKRDGRFHPTPLGMVIADVLTENFADLFDPGYTAVLETQLDEIEEGKLNWREALEEFYRKFRADLEAAKANLKKAKEGVATDERCHKCGAAMVLKLGRFGKYLACTNLECRATRDYGTLPTATSDPGTAAEAVGEIACDACGRPMVRKRGRWGEFLACTGYPECKTTRNLTRTGAPKPAPVQLDEACPTCGQPLAVRQGRYGEFIGCSNYPKCTYIKREAIMPCPRPGCGGDITERRSGRGRVFYKCTNTACDVVYWDKPVTHPCPSCGAPFTLQKTNAQGETYHYCADKEHCGWTELPAEKRKKKDTLPASKNPSASEAA
- a CDS encoding NDR1/HIN1-like protein, translating into MRGQGLRRRQFLRYATSGACGGVFGLLAAGLPNTGLAEAGVLPATDEGKLPKGFREPTLTLDELEVQQVDYPLADVLARVTIDNPNQALTLSKLTYRIVLNGVECGTGEHPEKLTLPKKAALALSLPITADLSSVPHLGINTLLQTRLGEGVFINYVIHVAFEVSVLWLFKRQIKAKLTGRLPLRDVLGKLSLP
- a CDS encoding AccI family restriction endonuclease, producing the protein MTDMHLFEKFLSVSAEDIGLRLLGCTVVEWLDFLLNPRRLRGSDFLMRWSQGVWSEERIVQAINDTTEFFAIPYGPSGAAPDKDIRSFELYFERLEKAGFGKNKRPDLLIFKNSSRETICDIVNFFGGINELPFIPESDDKVRKLLDRAILAVECENSLWKGKLMPDYGKELKPQKRLGGKLGLKKNAVLPTLILKEEDRKPLQEWQNMNNVPIHIWHAFYDIAFGISFSEVQKLINEGFILPTEQVFQSPGGVITKKLIYKIYYHHAYPLGSTIEEPRLQARFLEDKNGHILPYVHFEGGKMTLSEEALSVLRKAGNAKN
- a CDS encoding N-6 DNA methylase, whose protein sequence is MLKTSNHKLSSSWKTRELLRSKGQFWTPDWVAEPMVEYVLAEKGGLLFDPAVGAGAFFRAAKVVASEKGLSVRFAGMEIDPVTLSQAQENGLTKDDIALVEIADFVLQAPCKKFHAIVANPPYIRHHRITPEKKVQLKHLSIQTIGKALDGRAGLHVYFLMRALSLLEENGRLAFIVPADVCEGKFASELWTWITANFTLDAIITFSPEASPFPQIDVNPIILLIRRSAPRERFLWAKCCFQATSSFKYWVRSQFRDTSKRDLIVIERDLKEGLSEGFSREPTLCKGKSRYVLGDFISVKRGIATGANDFFFMTAEKVRELRIPEKYLTQAIGRTRDVVGDEITYRTLEEIEKKGRPTLLLSLNEDNLENFPESVKQYLSKGEELGLPNRPLISQRNPWYKIETRIPPPFLFAYLGRRNSRFIRNYAYVVPLTSFLCIYPKRNDKKNIDQIWKILTHPDVLAGLSMVGKTYGDGAIKVEPRFLEKLPIPDHVVELSGLSMQMCLFER
- the dtd gene encoding D-aminoacyl-tRNA deacylase, whose translation is MLAISFLKFAMRLVIQRVTQASVTVGGKLVGRCGRGLCILVGITHRDTAADADWLAEKTANLRIFEDENGKMNRSLLDIGGEALVVSQFTLYGDARKGRRPSFTAAAPPETAEPLVTRYADALRLLGIPVGTGVFGAMMQVEIHNDGPVTLILERGGISVGAEVE